The following nucleotide sequence is from Eschrichtius robustus isolate mEscRob2 chromosome 10, mEscRob2.pri, whole genome shotgun sequence.
CTAACTACAGGGTAAACAGCATCTTTACCTACCCTCTCCCCACTGgatttccctttcctctttctcccgATTGCCTAATCAACAGAGCACCACTGACTGCTTGCTTCTGAGAGCAAGAAGGTTCTCGTGAATACCCATCACAAGAACATAGCTTTGAAGTGGTTAaacaagtgaaaaataatttgCTGGGACAAatacataagttttttttttttttaatgtggatttTTTATGGTACTGTCATACAACCATTCACCGTTGAAGTTAAGTGTTTTTTTAATACCATTACTGAACTGCTGAAATGGATGCTAATATAGCTTGGAGTGCTAATGTCAAGTCCtagtaataaaaaagacagactgctgaatgaaataatttcaagtaaaaaatagaacaaaagtgctctctctcttgctctccacTTTTATTGAATTGGGACTGACTGAGCCAATTGCTTTAGAAGTCTGTAAAACACAATTACTAGTGAGCGGACTGACCCCCCAGTGCCCCCTCAGTGACACAGCAGACTAAAAAGGCAGCAGAGTTAGAGCGGCTCCCCTCAGCTGGCCATCAGACCCAAGAGGCTTGCTTTTGAAGGTCTGTTGTTCTCATTGCCCAAATCTGTCTCCTTTGACTGAAAAAATCTTATTCCCCATCCATGTGCTAAAGTAACTTCATACATCACTTCCTAAGATGAAGATGTCTATTCTGGCAATTAAGGATGATCTGTCTTTTGATATTCTTATTTATGTGGGTGTTTAcgtataaacacacatatacattatgtGGATGCATTTAGATGAGAATGTTAGCATAATTTTTGAATAGCTAGTAATAATTCAGATTGACATATGCAATAGCAAAATTGAGGCGCCACTTACGTATGTTCGGGTAGAAGCACTTGGCTTTTTTCTCCTAAGGTAAAGTCAAAATAATTAGAGcaagcaagaaaaagaattaaactaGAAGTAGGTAACATTTTTCCCCCTAGTTAATAAGAGAAGTAATAAACTCCATAAAGTACTAGAGTTAAGATCACTAACACTTCAGGCATAACAGCTTTTTACCAGGAATTTACAACTCCTGTTTTAATTCCAGCAGCTAGCATTAGGACATAaaatctaggtattttttaagtgTAGTTTTATGTTaaataactgaagaaaaattGTTCTTTcctgaaaagcattcttttctcttccttctcagcTTGCTTCTCTctcacacgtgcacgcacacacacatcttGGCACTGAAGAATTAAAGTTAATAAATCCCTTTTTTATGACATTGTAATTTTTTGGCAAGTGTAAACTCCTTTTATATTCTGCcacattcatttatttgaagCTTGTGGGAGTCTTACGGCAAAAACATTAAATTATTTCTGagaaggcttttttaaaaaagaaatgccttCTAGCCCAACCTTCACTATGAAATttcaacagagaaagaaaagtctgTGTTCTTCTTAgcacaagaacaacaacaacaaaaatgatcaTTCACAACAAGAGAGAGCTGGCAGAAGCCTCTCACCTTAGGAGCGAGCCCATCTTCCCAGGACTGATACAAGCAAATACTAATATATGTGTGAAGTCTTATAACCTGCTTCCAGGTGAGAAACggtctatgttttttaaaaaagaaaagactatctagaaaaacaaatatttcacaTGAATAATGATGAGAAAGAATCACACCGAGAGAAAGTCTATCAGAGGATCGGGTAGACGGTGGTGGACCCAAGGGAGACGGAAATCAGGAAGATGACCCTTTCAAAGTGGTGCTATCATGAAAATTACTACCTGTGCATTCAGTACGTGCATTCTGCTCTAAATGCTATTTTTGCCTGAATTTTCGAGTTTGCACTGGCGAGAGCAGTAGCTTGTTCCCTTTGAGGGAAGATAAGGGATAAAGGGTATTACAGAAGCATTACGTTTGTGCAGAGGAAGTTATGTAGCCACAAGAGATTGAATGTTACTCCCATCAatagaaatttgtaagaatttctttgtATCATGGAGAGAAAGTCCTTTGCCTGCCATTAAGCTTTGTTGTCTATTTTGTAGGCAGTTTGGTGGAAGCGACTGGTGTAGTTCTTGGACTGGAGGAGTGAAAGGTCAGCAGAGGCTTAAATGAGCTTGTCTTACATCCAGCTGGGCCAGCAGGAGGTCATTAGGAAGATCCGAGGCTCACTGTAGGCTTGACAGAGTCTCTCCCCATGATACAAGGAGACTGTTTTGCTCATTGCTCTTCTCCCAGGATAGATAAAGAAGCCCGGAGACAGGAATGACACCGAAGTTTATCTTACTACCAAAGTTTCGGTTGAGGAGGGCACACCTAGCAATTATTCAGTAGGgggatttattttgtttgtttgcctttgaTGGAAAGTAATGGAGAGAAGTACAAAAGACCTACTGATCTCCTGGCTGTATTGTGAAACCAAACAGAgtaacagggaagaaaaaaaaaaaaaaaacaaactcttccTTTAAAAGTCAGAGGACCTGCACAACTTCACCTTTTAAAAGAATTCTGGTAAAGGAGAGCTGCAGTTTGAATGGCAAAAATATAGGAAATGAAAAGGCTGACGCCTTAACATGTTCTCTTCTTGTACTTGGAGAGGATTAACACGCTTTATTTGACAGCTAATTATATTAGGGCAAATATACTAATAGTTATCTTAAGTTGGTGCTAAGTGGCTCATTTCTTAGAGGTACTGCCTGGTGAAATCATGTGTACTTACTGAAAATCTCTCTTTAGAAAAGTTCTCTATAAGTTTCCAAACACAGAGAACGATGGAAAAAATGGATGTCGCTGCTGAGAAGGTGCTAACAGGAGGCAGGTAGCATGTTTTCGCATCTTCACCTCTGCTGTTAATGTATGCAGTGGCTCGTCAGAGGTAGCTCAAGTTAATTTATTCCTGCACACCTGTACAGGGCTGGAAGTCAGGTAAtgagacaagcaaaaactatacACCTCTTTGCTTTTTAGGTACAGCTACCCAGAGGCCTATATAGGAACAAACTTAGTTCTGGAGACATCAGCAGGTTTTAATAAACCAAATACAGATGTCTTATTCCATACAAATCAAGCAGTTTACATGTTTAAATCTGGACAGATTTAACTAGCAATCAAAGAGAAGGTTCACACTTGGCACCAATGGTTGCCTCCTATTTACTTATAAATCACCCTGAccaaatattattttgtttttaagtctatTCATGGGGCTGAATCGCCTTTCCTACACCTTGAAGATCAACCATATATGCTGACCCTTCTGATAAAATTCAAGATAAACGGTGGCAATTAGTGGCCACTATTCTCAGAGGAAGAGAGGAGCAAAGATGCAGACCATCTAGTTTCTGTGGACAAAGTCTTCGTTATAGTTGCCAATGTAAAATCTATTTAGGTCTGTTTTAGTGATTGGCATTAAATGGATTTTTTATCATATTAGCAAATGATAAGGAATTTGGGGGAAGAGGACAGAAGggtttttacttttctgaataAAAACCAAATGTAATTTATAAATGGGGTTGATCCATAGCCACTCAGCCCTCCTGGGGATCAAAAAACATGACAGAGGATGAGAAATGACCAAAGGAAGCCAGGCCCAGCCAATTCTATGACACTATCTTCAAGAAAATTGTCCTTTATGAAGACTGTAGGTTCTAGGCCAGTTAGAATTTCTTCTTCCCAGGgagtattttcatatgtttacttCAAAACCCAGGGTCAGCTTTCCTGTTCCCTGACAGAACAGCATCTTGGCAGAAAAATCAAGGGACAAACAAGAAAGAAGTAAGGGTGTTTATAGAGACTGTCAGGTGTAACACTACACACTGTTATCAGTATACACGTAAATACTTCATCCATTGCCTTACGGTTCTATAGTTCTTTACAGGGAAAATAATTTACGTTTTACTTCTAGAACTTGGAGTAAAAATTACCCTAACCACCACCTAGTGACCAGATGAACTGGAGTCTGGGTATATTAGCTTGCTCTTTGTCATTAGTGTGGAATGGTCCTCTTTGCTTTCTAATTTATTAAACTCACACTCATTCACAGCTGTATAGAAAAGGACACCTCTGACACTGCGCTTGGACTCCTCAGCCCTCACAAGCCTTGCTTGtgccccactctctctctctcgtctccCTTTTTGTGACTTTACACAAAGAATATTCTTGCTTTTCAAAAAGCCTTCAATCTGATCTTATAAAACCTAGAAAGACCGTAAGCGAAGACTTGGCAATCTCTGCTACCTAGCCGTCAACTCTAAAACACAGCATTTAACATCTTTCTACTTCCATGCTACTAACAGCCTATCTGAGACCAAACGCGCAACTCCCTCGTGTATAACCATCTTGGAAGAAGCGCAAGAAGACCTGTTTCTCTCTCCTGTAAGGTGTTCTAAGCCCAAAGACAAGAAGGGTGCTTTCGTAGACAGAAGGAAGAGGGTCATTCTGTCAGTTTTATCACAGGCATCCCAGAAACCCGGTAGCCTTGCACACTTCAGCCCCCACTCAGAATGCCTTCTAATGCTTTATTTGCACAAGGAAGATGTCGTGGAGTCCAGGATGGATGAGTCGAGACtctagggagaggagagaaatgggCGAGGACACGGCAGGATTAAAGGCAAAGGAGGATTTCTGTTTGGGAAGGTATGTTGGCTCAGAGAAAGGTAAGAAAACTTATCCTAGCTTCATAGTGAATTGGAGAGGAGAAAAGCAGGGACACGAAATTCCTGGGGTTCTTGTGACTGACACAGTACAAGTGACGAGAAAGGGGAAGATAATATGTCTGAGGGGTAGATTCGAGATGTGAGGCAAGAGGCTTTGTGAATAAGGAGATTAAATTACAGGTCATTATTAGTTGATGAAATGACAATAAAAGGCTGAAACAGGAGTACAATTACAGTGCAACTGTGTTTCctgagatggaggaagagggtggTACCCCAATGGCATCACTGTTTTTGCTTATTCAGTGGTAGTTACATTCACATCATATATTAAGTCATAGACTCAACAAGGATGAAcactcttcttaaaaaaaaaaaaaaaaaaagtcaaaatatcaAGAGTTTTTGCTATGTTTTTACCCTGAGGTCAAAAGATTTGAGGATTCTTGAAAAGCAAAATTTCACGTGAGAATCAAGACTTTCttgtacagtattttttttttttcaatttgctttTTATCATGTGTGACAAAACTCCAGAATTAAAAAGATTAGGCATGACGTGCTATTTCACCCATATGAAATGTAATCACCTGTCTTCTGAGGTTTGCAATCTCTTCTGTGACTGAACATACATGGGAGAATATCTGTATTACGCTTCTCACCTAGAATATCCTATATCCTAGTTATCCTAGGCACTGGTCTAAACTTCTGTATGGCTGGTCACTCATGAAACTCTCaatccttaaaataaaattagagattgAAATATTCTTCtgctatcaatcaatcaatcaataaatgtttttcctCAGACAAACCACCCTCTCCACAGTACCTCCTTATACATTAGGACATAAAAACACAGCACTTCCGTTTTCTAGTGGCTTGACATAAATGAAAGCACCAAGCTTCGGGTGTTGTATGTAGCCTTTGGTCCCAGAGCCATTTATTCCAGTGTTATGACTTGCAGTATTTTCAGCAAACCAACTAAAACTGTGATAGGAATTCATGCAAATAAGCTTAAATTTTGGCTTGTCTTCAAACACTCCATTTCCATAAATGTTTTATGCAGGTTTTCAtgagtcttttatttttgttaaaaaaaaaaaatccaatgcaTTAACCTCATTATCACAAGTGCACTATTTCAAACATAGAAGAATGAATATTGCTCACAAACTTGGCGGGGTTGGCTatagtattatattttattattcgaAGTCTAGCTATCTTATCTGCTGTATTCTGGGGCTGTCAATGATAACCTGGAACTGAAAAGAACTTTGTGACCATAAAACATTTTTACAGAACAAGGTAAATAGGGGAGGGGGAATTTTTAAGAAGAGAGATTTCTCTTCAAAGCATGTTTTGAGTTGTACAAAGAAAGCCACTTAGTTTTTTCTCAGAGATTTTGCTTTTCATACATTGGGCCGCTTATATTTTAgtacaaaggaaaatatattttaactttcatttttaaaaagattgaacttttaaaaaaagcagagcATCCTAGGGACAGATCACTACTTTTCAGTGTACTTCTATTAATTATATGTTACTTTGTCAGAGACCTCTGCCCAACTGATAAACACTAGAATTTGGGTGGTGGCTCTTTGGAAACTTCCtaattcattttgtttcttctacATATATTGATTTTTACCATGTAAAAAATtttctccaaaaatatttttaaaaggcactggaaaaccaaaaaccaCATCCAATATGACGGGATGAACTAACTGTGTGACTCTAGTTGGGCTAGTGTATCATGTAAATGATCTGTTCACAAGCTTATCTCCGCAAGGGTAGGACAACTGTGTTATCCCACCACTGACCACCTTGACACATTCcatttatatcacattttcttcaaGATTGAAAAAGACCACTGTAGGTTTAGGACCAGCTGCTTCTGTTTAAGCCCAACTGTTTCAGAGCTGCAGCTACATAGCTAAGGTGTGATGTCATCTGAAGGCTGGACATAATATATTCTAACTGATCCTCAAAGTATATGCATGCCTCCCCTTCTGTGCATAATTCCCACGACAGACTATATTTTAGAGATGTGCTCAAAGACATTGTAAAGTTAAAGTAACCCACATCACCATACCATTTCCCCGTATCAACAATTACTTTGGTCCcgttttcttctgatatttttATGACTCTTAAAGAATTCAAGGACATACTAAATACTCATGTAAGAACGATAACATTTCTGGTTATACCTACGGAGATGCAGGCTGTCTCGATGTCCTGGACCTATGGTTCTTTCCATCCGTAAATTTCTGTTTCTATATTggataaatatgtgtgtatgaaGATAATATATTGATTTAATTAAAAAGCCACATGGCAAAGCAGAAATATATATAACAGAAGCTGCGGCTTCTAAGTGAAGGTTCACGGGGAAGCAGGGAACTGTGTACATAGTTAACTTATTCACACCTAGATGCAtggaaacacacatacacacatacacagagcacAGAGAAAAATGGCGTGCATTACTGGGTAAGATGGCATATGATTCTGCATGCTTAATCACAACAAGCACCGACTGCAACAATCCTTCACGAGCACGGCAGCTTGGGGGTCACGTGATCACTGTGGACAATCTCTACAGTGCATCAAAAACATCTAAGCtggattttttaatgtttcaagtCCACCATGACTggcaccctccacccccagcaggAGCAGCCAATGGAGATTTACTGACCTGTCTCTGCTTCGGCGAGAGGGGAAGGCGGCATTGCAGCCAGCCACCGTGCAGACGTGCATCTCTTTCAAGTGAACGTTCCTGTAGTGAAGCTTCACGCTGTAGGAGCTTTTGAAACTCTTCTTGCACACATAACAGATTTTGGGGTCTGGGCTAGAACACAGATCACCTTCCGGGGAGAACTTTTGAGGGCTGCCGTAATTCAGAGATGATGTAAAACTCTCGTGCAGGGCTGCCATGCTGGCACCCCCGCCGTTGTACAGTCCGTACTGGCTCATGTAAAACATGTCATAAGTGGGATCTGTAAACTCTTCCTTCACCTTGATGACGTCCTGGTGAGAGGGCTCACTGTGGTTCTCGTCCGGCCTCTCACTGTTCATCAGGACTTTCTCGCTCACCTCGCCGTGCATGTGCTCATCCCCTTCCATGGATTCCTCACCGAGTTTGGGCTCCGAAGACTCAGACTCGTTCTCGTAGTCCCGCTCAGGTTCTTGGTCCTCGGAAGTCATGCTGTCGGCCCTTCTTATTTCAGTCCTTGAAATGCACCGGGTCCTGCTATGCTTAGAAAAGTCCTTCACAGACATGCCTGGACTCATTTCCTCCTGCGAGTGGCAGTGATTGTCATGGCTCCCATCGTTGACCACAGCTCCGCCATCATTGGGGTCGTCGTCTTCATCGTCAAACTCATCGGCAGTATCAATAATTTCCTTCTCGATCTTCACAGGCATGCTGGACTTCCTGGGCTTCTTCTTGGGCGCCAGGTCGGCACTGGGCTCATGAGTGGCCATCATCACTACTGGCACTGCTGGCTCAGAGGGTAATGGGGGGAGCTGCTCTATGGTACCACTGGTTGGAATGATGGGACTGGTCGGGAGGGAGGTTGGAGGACTCACCATTTCCCCCGGGGTGAGTAAACTTCTATAAAACGGAGGAACTGGTTGGACAGTCTTTAGCCCAGAAAACACCAGCTGGCTAGGGAGAGGATTCTGTAAGACGGGGTCTAGTGGGGGAGTGGTAAAACCCATTGGGGGCCGGCCAGGGCTTGTGAGTGTGAGATTTGATTTTGTACTTGCTATGACGGGGGTGGCAGCCCCTGATGTGGCCCGAATTAAATCTTTGTCTCGGTTATTCCTTAACATAGGCATGTGAAGGCGAGGGTTAGGGTTCGCACTATGACGGTTACGGCTTCGGAGGGAGCTAAAGACCATGTTGCAACCTTCGATGGTGCACCGATGTTTGATCTTCAGGTGAACAGCGTTATAATGGATTTTGAGAGTACCTTTGTCATAGAACGTCTTCCCACACGCGTTACAGAACACTCTTCCTTTCCTAGAGGCTGACCCCATCCTTCTCATCCGGTGGATCCGGAATGAGCTTTTTGGGTGTTCGGTTTTGGACAGATCACTGACCGGGGCGGAATTCTGAATGGGGGACACGCAGGCTGGCTCAGTTTTGGGCTCCACGTTAGTAATGCTGGTCAGGGCGTTTCTATTGGGCGTCTGGTCGTTCTTGTAGGGTGTGGGAGACACTTCAGATTCACTGCTCTCGTTATATTCATTCTGGGTCGAAAGGCTGGGTTCCCGCAGCCTCAGTCCTGGTTGCTCTAACAGCAGCCCATTCGGAGGCAATCCTAGCAGCGGGGCTGAGACCGGGTTTATGTACTGGAATGGCAGCAGGAAGGCGAGGCTGTTGGGGATGTTTTCAAAGTGATGAATGCTGGAAGGGTTGCTGTTCTCTAGATGGGCAAGGAGGCTGGGACTCCTGGTGCGATTATTGCTCTCAATGAAAGTTCTGATGTCTGAGTCTGTCTTTGAAGACGGTACAGCTACGGCCTGCCCCTCTTTCTCCTGAATGGCCATCAGCTCCACAATGGATTTGGTTTCTCCGAACCGCAGAAACTGCTGAAGGGTGATGATTTCCTCTTCTCGAGACATGATGGCCCAGCGGTCCAGCACCTTGCCGGCAGCATCCTGGAGGCCACATCAAAGAAATGACAAAGACAAACACAAAAACTTATTGACTGTGCATGATTATTCAGTGCAACCGAAGGTGCTCTGTCTGCTCATGGAACACCGAGAGCAGAAAACAACATGCAAGCACGGTTAATACAAGTCGATCCACAAAGCATACTTTTCTGCCATGCCAATGTAGTCATTAGAGTCACAGTTAGAGAAACAGATTGAGTTTAATAATGTCAAAGCAAACAAAACGTAGACCACTGGGGCTCTGTGATCTAAAATGCCTACACTACTGCTACTTTAACAACAATGGCCTATAGACTATGCAAGTATTTAGCATATATTAGTACAAGATGTGAACTCTTGCTGTGCAACCCAgcgtatgcaaaaaaaaaaaaaaaaaaaaaaaaatggtaccttAATCCTTATCAAACAGTGACACCATAGGAAGGAATTGAgtacatttttcaaattttatttcttcagcaCAAGCACTGGATTCAGTGATGTAAATTCCTTTAAATAGGAGCTATTATGTGAATTTCTGGATCAAAAGGATGAACAAAGTAGCATTACCCCTCCCCCATACCCCCATTGCTATGCTgtattttcccccctttttaatGGCTATATTTTCGCGTCATTTACCAGTAGCCTATTTCATAAGGTAGAGTAAGGAAAAACAGTAATTGCACTTTTCTGAAAATTGATTGTAATCCTATGATTCAAAGTTTGAGTTAGACTTAGCGTATTTGACTTTTTATGATCTTGTTATAAATGACAGCTATACATTATCTAGAAAGTAAACATGTGATGGATTTAGATAGAATAAATGTGTAAAAAATGTTGTCTCTTAACATCCTCCTCTGATAGCAGAGGGAGTCCACAGAGAATACACATCAGTAATCACCAGACTATGTGTTGTTAAATATACATCAAAAAGCATTTCACACTTTCATTTTTGCTAGTAACTATGAGATACGCCTGGAGGTCGGACTTAAAAATCCTTCAATGTAATGTCAGGCAATCCATTTCAGTATGGATTGAGAAAAATCTATTCAAACACTTAAATAATGACTCCATCATCTTCTAGGGCACAGCTTCTTCCCACCAGGACAGGATACTCGGCAACCCTCTGTGAACAGCACTTGCTCCAACCCTTGACTGTCACTTTACAGAAGCATAAAATCGTCTTAAATAACAAGACAAGAgccttattaattacaaagaggaAAATCATAACATTATAATGGAGAAACATAGCAGACATCACCCTAACCAAGTTGTCCAAGAAACATTACCCAGTGATAAGGATCATCACGGACCTTGTGTGAGATAGatacgtatgtgtatatatttatactgaGAAGGGCACACTGCTGCTTCCGTGGCATGCTTGCCAAAAAAATGTATACCTCAATCTAattataagaaaacatcagataaaCCAAAACTAAAAGGCATTCTGCAAAACAGTCGCAAGTATTCGTCAACGTGTAAATGTcgggacagatttttaaaaactcaaagacCTAAGATTGGTTacagattggaggagactaaGAAGACAGGACAAATAAATGTGAGATTCTAGGGATCCTAGACCAGAAAAAGAACACTAGTGGGAAAACTGGTAAATTTGCAACAAAGTCTCTAGATTAGTTAACAGCATGGTATCAATCCTAAATTCTTGGTTTCAACAACCGTACTCATGTAAGATGTTACGTTAGGGGAAACAGGATAAAGGgaactgtactatttttgcagtGGAGAATTCTCTCTCGTAGACCGTTCTACTCAGCCTTGCAATATGAAATTCTCTCTGGACCACAATCGTATGGTCCGAATCATGACACCTAAAATTTGATAATAAGGCAATACTtgtcatttatttaaattacttaaaaaagaaGCTCTAATAGTTACATGGTATTCCTTATAAGGCTCATTGCTAGCATTCTATCATTTTATATGTGTGGGTGTGTCTAGTCCTACATAAATTATCAAATACAGATGTCCCTCCCTCATCTTGTAGGAAAAATTAGCCTTCAGATCAAACACTCTCAGACAGCTATCTGTTCACATTAGtcatacagtgatgtgtatacaCGGTGACTCTGGATGGTCCTGGAGTCGAGCAgtagccatttttttaaaagtatcgcTCACAGCAACGGGTCTCCCTTCCATTGTTTTTTGGGGCAGGGAAGTAAAGGAGAGTGTCGGTGTTGTAAATAAGCAGAGAAATAAACTGTGATTTTTGCAGAGATTATCTCATTTGAGCGTTATAATAGCCTCCAGAGCTCAGCAAATGTGTAACAGATGAGACACCAGAGGTGAGATGGCTTAAGGTTGCGAAGATGCTAACTGGGGTCCAGGACTTGGACCCAGAAATTCTGACTCCAAGTTTGCTGAGGTAAGTGACTGTCGTCCATGAGGCCATTTTGCAGGTGGGCACTGAGTTTGTGATAACAAGGAACAGGACCTCTCCTGAACAAGGCTGGTCTCCAGAGCACTGT
It contains:
- the BNC2 gene encoding zinc finger protein basonuclin-2 isoform X2, which encodes MSEEAEVDVRERETQRDREPKRARDLTLRDCCTDNSMQFGTRTTPADPGFMGTWQNADTNLLFRMSQQVPVACAGRVLGADFCPNLEEPDQRLEVQAIRCTLVNCTCECFQPGKINLRTCDQCKHGWVAHALDKLSTQHLYHPTQVEIVQSNVVFDISSLMLYGTQAVPVRLKILLDRLFSVLKQEEVLHILHGLGWTLRDYVRGYILQDAAGKVLDRWAIMSREEEIITLQQFLRFGETKSIVELMAIQEKEGQAVAVPSSKTDSDIRTFIESNNRTRSPSLLAHLENSNPSSIHHFENIPNSLAFLLPFQYINPVSAPLLGLPPNGLLLEQPGLRLREPSLSTQNEYNESSESEVSPTPYKNDQTPNRNALTSITNVEPKTEPACVSPIQNSAPVSDLSKTEHPKSSFRIHRMRRMGSASRKGRVFCNACGKTFYDKGTLKIHYNAVHLKIKHRCTIEGCNMVFSSLRSRNRHSANPNPRLHMPMLRNNRDKDLIRATSGAATPVIASTKSNLTLTSPGRPPMGFTTPPLDPVLQNPLPSQLVFSGLKTVQPVPPFYRSLLTPGEMVSPPTSLPTSPIIPTSGTIEQLPPLPSEPAVPVVMMATHEPSADLAPKKKPRKSSMPVKIEKEIIDTADEFDDEDDDPNDGGAVVNDGSHDNHCHSQEEMSPGMSVKDFSKHSRTRCISRTEIRRADSMTSEDQEPERDYENESESSEPKLGEESMEGDEHMHGEVSEKVLMNSERPDENHSEPSHQDVIKVKEEFTDPTYDMFYMSQYGLYNGGGASMAALHESFTSSLNYGSPQKFSPEGDLCSSPDPKICYVCKKSFKSSYSVKLHYRNVHLKEMHVCTVAGCNAAFPSRRSRDRHSANINLHRKLLTKELDDMGLDSSQPSLSKDLRDEFLMKIYGAQHPLGLDVREDASSPAGTEDSHLNGYGRGMAEDYMVLDLSTTSSLQSSSSIHSSRESDAGSDEGILLDDTDGASDSGESAHKAEVPTLAGSLGADVSGSLMFNSLSGSNGGIMCNICHKMYSNKGTLRVHYKTVHLREMHKCKVPGCNMMFSSVRSRNRHSQNPNLHKNIPFTSVD
- the BNC2 gene encoding zinc finger protein basonuclin-2 isoform X11 yields the protein MSEEAEVDVRERETQRDREPKRARDLTLRDCCTDNSMQFGTRTTPADPGFMGTWQNADTNLLFRMSQQVPVACAGRVLGADFCPNLEEPDQRLEVQAIRCTLVNCTCECFQPGKINLRTCDQCKHGWVAHALDKLSTQHLYHPTQVEIVQSNVVFDISSLMLYGTQAVPVRLKILLDRLFSVLKQEEVLHILHGLGWTLRDYVRGYILQDAAGKVLDRWAIMSREEEIITLQQFLRFGETKSIVELMAIQEKEGQAVAVPSSKTDSDIRTFIESNNRTRSPSLLAHLENSNPSSIHHFENIPNSLAFLLPFQYINPVSAPLLGLPPNGLLLEQPGLRLREPSLSTQNEYNESSESEVSPTPYKNDQTPNRNALTSITNVEPKTEPACVSPIQNSAPVSDLSKTEHPKSSFRIHRMRRMGSASRKGRVFCNACGKTFYDKGTLKIHYNAVHLKIKHRCTIEGCNMVFSSLRSRNRHSANPNPRLHMPMLRNNRDKDLIRATSGAATPVIASTKSNLTLTSPGRPPMGFTTPPLDPVLQNPLPSQLVFSGLKTVQPVPPFYRSLLTPGEMVSPPTSLPTSPIIPTSGTIEQLPPLPSEPAVPVVMMATHEPSADLAPKKKPRKSSMPVKIEKEIIDTADEFDDEDDDPNDGGAVVNDGSHDNHCHSQEEMSPGMSVKDFSKHSRTRCISRTEIRRADSMTSEDQEPERDYENESESSEPKLGEESMEGDEHMHGEVSEKVLMNSERPDENHSEPSHQDVIKVKEEFTDPTYDMFYMSQYGLYNGGGASMAALHESFTSSLNYGSPQKFSPEGDLCSSPDPKICYVCKKSFKSSYSVKLHYRNVHLKEMHVCTVAGCNAAFPSRRSRDSKRLES